A part of Tardiphaga sp. vice304 genomic DNA contains:
- a CDS encoding NRAMP family divalent metal transporter: MPDEADTIKANLDAQRPETFRFKGFVKSLGPGLITGASDDDPSGIGTYSQAGAQLGYGIGWTMLLTFPLMAAIQEISGRVGRVTGRGIAGNVCRHYSSLLLNFIVLLLFVANVINIAADLGAMADATKLLIGGPGIVYVVAFGVLSVAAQIFFDYRRYVSVLKWLTLCLFAYVGALAVSKVHWGEALSGILVPRITWSEDYLTTVVAILGTTISPYLFFWQASQETEDERIDPDKKPLIKAPLQAAMEFSRIRADTIIGMAFSNLIALSIIITAAATLHATGKTDIQSSAQAAEALRPVAGAFAEIIFALGIVGTGLLAIPVLAGSTAYAVGEGRRWRVGLDRKPREAVAFYSVLALAAAIGIGLNFTPINPISALYWSAVINGVLAVPVMILLMVMSRRRAVMGQFTIKGPLYWLGWLSTAAMTLSVIAMGVGFFL, translated from the coding sequence ATGCCGGACGAAGCAGACACGATCAAAGCGAACCTCGACGCGCAGCGTCCGGAAACATTTCGCTTCAAGGGTTTCGTCAAGTCGCTCGGTCCCGGCCTGATCACCGGCGCCTCCGACGACGATCCCTCCGGCATCGGCACCTACAGCCAGGCCGGCGCGCAGCTCGGCTACGGCATCGGCTGGACCATGCTGCTGACCTTCCCGCTGATGGCCGCGATCCAGGAAATCTCCGGCCGGGTCGGCCGCGTCACCGGGCGCGGCATTGCCGGAAATGTCTGCCGGCATTATTCGTCGCTGCTGCTGAATTTCATCGTCCTGCTGCTGTTCGTCGCCAATGTCATCAATATCGCCGCCGATCTCGGCGCGATGGCCGATGCGACCAAGCTCCTGATCGGCGGCCCGGGTATCGTCTACGTCGTGGCGTTCGGCGTGCTGTCTGTCGCCGCACAGATCTTCTTCGACTACAGGCGCTACGTTTCGGTTCTGAAGTGGCTGACGCTGTGTCTGTTCGCCTATGTCGGCGCGCTCGCCGTATCCAAGGTGCACTGGGGCGAAGCCCTGTCCGGCATACTCGTGCCGCGCATCACCTGGAGCGAGGATTATCTGACCACGGTGGTCGCGATTCTCGGCACCACGATCTCGCCCTACCTGTTCTTCTGGCAGGCCTCGCAGGAGACCGAGGACGAGCGCATCGACCCCGACAAGAAGCCGCTGATCAAGGCGCCGCTCCAGGCAGCCATGGAATTTTCGCGCATTCGCGCCGACACTATCATCGGCATGGCGTTTTCCAACCTGATCGCGCTGTCGATCATCATCACCGCCGCCGCAACCCTGCATGCCACCGGCAAGACCGACATCCAGTCTTCCGCGCAGGCCGCCGAAGCGCTGCGTCCCGTCGCCGGCGCGTTCGCTGAAATCATCTTCGCGCTCGGCATCGTCGGCACCGGCCTCCTGGCAATACCGGTTCTCGCCGGCTCGACCGCCTACGCGGTGGGCGAAGGCCGCCGCTGGCGTGTCGGCCTCGACCGCAAGCCGCGCGAGGCGGTGGCGTTCTATTCGGTGCTGGCACTGGCCGCTGCGATCGGCATCGGGCTGAACTTCACCCCAATCAACCCCATCTCGGCACTGTACTGGAGCGCTGTGATCAATGGCGTGCTCGCGGTACCCGTGATGATCCTGCTGATGGTCATGTCGCGCCGCAGGGCGGTGATGGGCCAGTTCACCATCAAGGGGCCGCTGTACTGGCTCGGCTGGCTCTCCACCGCCGCCATGACGCTGAGCGTGATCGCGATGGGCGTCGGGTTCTTCCTGTAG
- the pdeM gene encoding ligase-associated DNA damage response endonuclease PdeM → MTALRATPTPDPSPQGGGESTVSIAGVTLHADLSGALYWEEQRLLVVSDLHLEKGSSYAMRGVLLPPYDTIATLGRLGAVIARHDPRTVIALGDSFHDRHAHDRLTLANREVVAALQKGRDWVWIAGNHDPALSSDIGGIVTDEVAIGPITFRHEPTGAQGEIAGHLHPKARVTTRGRSMERRCFASDGLRAVMPAFGAYTGGLNIRDAAFAKIFQTLGFVAHVLGDRRLYAIAASRCC, encoded by the coding sequence ATGACGGCGCTCCGTGCAACCCCCACCCCCGACCCCTCCCCGCAAGGGGGAGGGGAGTCGACCGTCAGCATCGCCGGCGTCACGCTGCATGCCGATCTCTCCGGTGCGTTGTATTGGGAAGAGCAGCGGCTGCTCGTGGTCTCCGACCTGCATCTCGAGAAAGGTTCGAGCTACGCGATGCGCGGCGTGCTGCTGCCGCCGTACGATACCATTGCCACACTCGGCCGGCTCGGCGCGGTGATCGCGCGGCACGATCCACGCACGGTGATCGCGCTCGGTGACAGTTTTCATGACCGCCATGCCCACGACCGGCTGACGCTGGCGAATCGCGAGGTCGTCGCCGCATTGCAGAAGGGGCGCGACTGGGTCTGGATCGCCGGCAACCACGATCCCGCATTGTCGTCGGACATCGGCGGCATCGTCACCGACGAAGTCGCAATCGGGCCGATCACCTTTCGCCACGAGCCGACCGGCGCACAGGGCGAGATCGCCGGCCATCTGCATCCCAAGGCGCGCGTCACGACGCGCGGCCGCTCGATGGAGCGGCGCTGCTTTGCCAGCGACGGCCTGCGCGCCGTCATGCCGGCGTTCGGCGCCTACACCGGTGGGCTCAATATTCGCGACGCCGCCTTTGCAAAAATCTTCCAGACGCTCGGCTTCGTCGCCCATGTGCTCGGTGACAGACGTCTGTATGCGATTGCGGCATCGCGCTGCTGCTGA